The Desulfitobacterium chlororespirans DSM 11544 genome window below encodes:
- a CDS encoding methyl-accepting chemotaxis protein has translation MQDTNSSIHEAHDRIQKQVERIDETIEVTNDLNTNTQKIDELINTIKQISDQTNLLALNAAIEAARAGEAGRGFAVVADEVRKLAERSKQSIQFIQQLVANIKQTNHRTVPLLHFLAGEIKDMDEIINKILNSSTINQTEAKSISEALNRVTKISEQLTNEFIAFSF, from the coding sequence ATGCAGGATACGAATTCAAGTATCCATGAAGCCCACGACCGCATCCAGAAGCAAGTGGAGCGGATCGATGAAACCATTGAAGTTACCAATGATCTCAACACCAATACCCAGAAGATTGATGAGCTGATTAATACCATCAAACAAATATCGGATCAAACCAATCTGCTGGCTCTTAATGCAGCTATTGAAGCAGCCCGTGCCGGAGAAGCGGGGAGAGGCTTCGCTGTGGTCGCCGATGAAGTAAGAAAATTGGCGGAAAGAAGCAAGCAATCCATCCAATTTATCCAGCAGCTGGTTGCCAATATAAAACAAACCAATCATCGCACTGTTCCTTTGCTCCACTTCTTAGCCGGAGAAATTAAGGACATGGATGAGATCATTAATAAAATACTCAATAGCTCCACAATCAATCAAACGGAGGCAAAATCCATATCGGAAGCCTTGAATCGCGTTACAAAGATCAGTGAACAACTGACCAATGAGTTTATAGCCTTTAGTTTTTAA
- a CDS encoding flavodoxin family protein gives MKVIAVNGSPRKQWNTATLLHKALEGAQSVGAETDMVHLYELNYKGCISCFGCKRKNSSPIGHCVLKDELTPLLEEVLKCDVLLLGSPIYFGNVTGEMRSFLERLFFSLLSYNEGQRTVFPRKVASGFIYTMNVPEDFLPQLGYEAVFKANARSLELLNGPSEYLLAADTYQFDNYANYEASQFNERHKAQVRQERFPQDCRQAFDLGARLSGRDAE, from the coding sequence ATGAAGGTTATTGCTGTTAATGGCAGCCCCCGCAAGCAATGGAACACGGCTACATTATTGCATAAAGCTCTTGAAGGAGCGCAATCCGTAGGTGCCGAAACAGACATGGTTCATCTTTATGAGCTGAATTATAAAGGATGCATCAGCTGCTTTGGGTGCAAACGCAAGAACTCCAGCCCCATTGGGCATTGTGTCCTCAAAGATGAGCTGACCCCACTTTTGGAAGAGGTGCTGAAGTGCGATGTCCTGCTGCTGGGTTCGCCCATCTACTTTGGCAATGTCACTGGAGAAATGCGCTCCTTTCTGGAGCGGCTGTTTTTCTCCCTTCTTTCCTATAATGAAGGTCAGCGTACTGTTTTCCCAAGAAAAGTGGCCTCAGGTTTTATCTACACTATGAATGTTCCTGAGGATTTCCTGCCTCAGCTTGGCTACGAAGCGGTTTTTAAAGCCAATGCCCGCAGCCTCGAACTCCTTAATGGACCTTCCGAATATCTCCTGGCCGCAGATACCTATCAGTTTGACAATTACGCCAACTATGAAGCCTCCCAATTTAATGAGCGGCATAAAGCCCAGGTGCGCCAAGAGCGATTCCCTCAGGATTGCCGGCAAGCCTTTGACCTGGGAGCCCGGCTGTCTGGGCGTGATGCCGAATAG
- a CDS encoding ACT domain-containing protein produces MSLEPTRDTSNRVIISILGKDQIGIIAWLTGRLAEKSINVLDLSQTILQGFFTMIMIVDVTQSTASSLTELTKQLQSEGEARGLKVNVQHEDIFEFMHRV; encoded by the coding sequence ATGAGCCTAGAACCAACCCGTGATACGTCCAACCGCGTGATTATTTCTATCTTAGGCAAGGATCAAATAGGAATTATCGCCTGGCTGACCGGGCGCTTGGCGGAAAAATCCATCAATGTTCTGGATCTTAGTCAAACCATTCTCCAGGGTTTTTTCACAATGATTATGATCGTGGATGTTACTCAATCCACGGCCTCCTCCTTAACCGAGCTCACCAAGCAATTGCAAAGCGAGGGAGAAGCCCGGGGCTTGAAGGTCAATGTTCAGCATGAAGATATTTTTGAATTTATGCATCGGGTATAG